Within Quercus lobata isolate SW786 chromosome 5, ValleyOak3.0 Primary Assembly, whole genome shotgun sequence, the genomic segment acctaaaaaatgaaaaaaaattcccccgtaatctaaaaaatgactgaaatacccttagaatctaaaaaaatgaccaaaataaccccgaaaccaaaaaaattaccataattccctcaaaacctaaaaaatgattgaaatattcTTAAAACCTTTAATCCcgacaaaaataccctcgaaacatccaaaataccccaaacctcTATTTTCGTAATTTAAAAGGTTACAaatgtattttggtcatttatagGTTAAGGGGTACTTTAGTCACTTTAAAGTTTTCAagggtgttttggtcattttagatattttctgGGGGTATTTGGTTGTTTTAGAGGTTTAGGGCTATTTGGTCGATTTataggtttcggggtatttttggtaattttagaggtttggggttatttttggtcattttagaggttttgggcaTATTTGGTCATTTTACAAGTTTAGGgcttattttggtcattttataggtttgagggtattttagacattttataggttttaggggcatttttgtcattttatagatttcgggggtattttggtcatttttcagGTTTACGGAGTATTTcagtcaatttttaggtttcaagggtattttggtaattttcaagtttcagCGGTGTTTTAGTAagtttttaggtttcggggatATTTCAGTCATTTATTGGGTTTAGGAgttatttcggtcattttttaggtttcagtggtattttggtaatttttaagtttctggggtatttcagtcaaattttaggtttcgggggtatttcggtcattttttaggtttagggggtatttttgataatttttgggttttgggggtattttggacatttttaggtttcgtgggtatttagtcattttttaggtttcgggggtattttggtcatttttttagatttagggggtattttggtaattttaagtggtttttgagcatatttggtaattttgggggtatattggtcattttagagatttaatgggtattttgctcattttagagattttgagatattttggtcattttagtggttttttaGCATAATTGGTGATTTTAAAGATATCAGgagtattttggccattttagaggtttcatgggtattttgctcattttagagattttgaggatattttggtctttttagtgatttttgagcatatttggtgattttataaaaattgggtttgGGTAGGGCATGGATATCCATGGGTAAACAAACTGGGTAACAATTGGGTATGGATACTAATTGGGTAAGGTAATTGGATATCCATGGATAAattaattgggttgggtatggGTATACCCTACCCATACCCTACCCATGGCCATCCTATTCACCCATCACAACTAACATTTCAGACATTAGAATTTCTATGGCTATGAAAACTTCCTCTCCAAGAGTGGAGCATTCTAACCACTATCCTCAGCATAACCCATGGAACTCCAAATAGTATCTACACAAATGATGTTCCACTAATTtcctgtttttctttcttcataatACAAATATCAACAATCAAAGTCCATgcactgtttaaaaaaaaaaaattctaatgatTTTGCTGCCCTTGGTAACAATTTCTCCTCTACTCTGTTACTTTCTGGGTGCTGAAAGCTAACAATTTATCCACTATTCTTCATTCATTGTAGaatcacaaaattttcattgaaatAAAGTATCATAATTCTCAAAACTTAGATAATGGAGTGCTCTAATATATGTTCCTTCACTAATAGCCATAGGCTAAAATCTATGAATACAAttcattatttataatttgatgaaattcAAAGTAGTCAAGAATCAAGATGACGTGAAAGGAAGTAAAAACTTCAACaagaaaaattgtgtttaaaCATTAAATGCTGATAAAACATGTGCTCTAATCAAGAATTATTAGCAAATTGCAGTTAACCACAGAGAGACTTCGACTAAACCAAAAAGAATAGGAACCAAGGGAGAAAGGTAGGCTGCATTGGCAGTTTGAATGCTAACCTCAACTAACCAGAATaactcatcatcatcaaaacaacaccccccccccccccccacccctcctctcttcctcaaaaaaagagGTAGGTAGGTGATTTATAACAGAAAGACAGGAAAATTATTCTGATTGTCTTCATGGGAGCTGAGTGGTAGACCAAGGCATTGTACCCGTCATCCTGACATGACTCTCATCCACCTAGAAACCCCACTTACAACCCAGCTAATATAAGCAGTGCAAAGAAAGTAACCACAGCAAtctaaataaaaagaatgattaTAAACAAGGAACAAAATTGCACACCGTAATCAGAATGGCATCAACAAAAGGGATAGACACAAGCATTATCACCTCCACCATAGTTCATTCTCTTACTCTCGAGCAGGCTAGCAACAATATCAATATGTGGGAGGTCAAAGACCATGCACTGCACATGAGGGAATGCCTTGGAAATAATTGCTGCCACTGTTCCAGTACCACACCCTATGTCAACATTCAACAATTGAACCCCAATCCTTAAGAATTGGCATAAATGTCCTTAAGCACCGAGCTCATCGGTCAAGAATTACTAGccatcacttcatttaaaacaTAGTTATATTCAGGTTTTGGTTACAATAGTCACATAAGAAGCCCATCCCATGCTCATTAGTAAAACTAGGCTAAGAAGAGTAACTGGATATCAAAGCATGCTAATCTGTACTGCATGTATAAGTGACACGAGTTTTATGAAGTTCAATTGCCATCTGAGAATTGAACTGTAACAACTAAACCCCTGGCTATGAACAAGATCTATCAACAATGTATATGCCTTCCAGTTCCAAATAGGTCCTGGCAAATTGCAGTCCAGCAAGTTCTCTTATATACCGATATACATTGCTGATAGGAGATTGATAGTATTAGATATATCAACATTTTACACATGGAATAACTTCATTTACAAGACAAACATTAGAGAGGACAATGAAGCTTGGGACAGACTATAGACCAACCCAAAGAAACAAATTATTTAGCTTGTGATCTACGAAAAGATAATTAAGGCTTACAAGTTCCAACAGGATATATacattgcaaaaacaaaattgattcatttatttttcaaaaaaaaaataataataataattgctctccactctctacaaactacaaaatgctacatccacaacaaaGGTCAATAATTACCCAACCTAACAGTAAGATAACAATGAATAAACTACAGATCTGCCTCGCAATTGCATCTAACTGTTGTTTGATGAAACAAAAGACAAATAAGAATCCTACAAAACCATACACAAACATAGTCTAGTCTAAGCTATTAGATGAATTGTCTACCCAAAGCACCACAGTTTCTCTTGTCcagttgcaacttgcaagttCTAACTTTCCATACTTACCAAGTTTCTCAGCAACTTGGGGAAAGAAATGTTCACCCAATGGTAACTCAAGTAGCATGGTATCAAAAGTTTCAATGCAATCTAAAGCATCCCTATAAGAGCCATGGAAAACAGAGCAAGCTCAACTATTACAAATCCATGAAATCAAATACACACAATTTGCATAAACAAAGCAATAATCAACACCAACTACCACAACCTCTCCAAAGCATAATAATAAGAATGACACATTAGTTCTAATCCAAAGGAACCAAAACCACAAACTAAATATTTGATTCaacttttttggataattcaacATTTGCTTTACTAAATCAAAAATCACAAGTTAATCCAAAGCAACAAAATATTCAATTGCAATGTccataataacattttttaaatgtttaaattaaaattaacaagATTAAACAGAAACCATTAATTTCCATTAGTGCAAATGACTACGCTACAAAACATTCATGGCTTCAAATGCAGCCTCAACTGCGTTCAAACATTACCATCTAAACCCTAAGAAACAAAGCAAGACCATAACATAGATCTGACACCCCATTCCAACCGAAAATCTTTTATCTACACGAACTCCTTCACTCTAAGCACGCTCACCCCTGATCCTCCTAGCAAGCTGAATATCCTTGGGCATGATGGTGACTCTCTTAGCATGAATAGCGCAGAGATTGGTGTCCTCAAAGAGTCCCACAAGGTAAGCCTCGGCGGCCTCTTGTAGCGCAGCCACGGCGGAGCTCTGGAATCGGAGATCGGTCTTGAAATCCTGAGCGATTTCACGAACCAAGCGCTGGAATGGGAGCTTTCGGATCAGGAGCTCGGTACTCTTCTGGTACTTTCGGATCTCACGGAGAGCAACCGTCCCTGGCCTGAACCTGTGGGGCTTCTTCACTCCTCCGGTGGCCGGAGCGGACTTCCGAGCAGCCTTGGTGGCCAATTGCTTCCTCGGTGCCTTGCCGCCGGTGGATTTGCGAGCAGTTTGCTTGGTACGAGCCATTGGAGTTGGAaaattagggttagggtttcgGAGATTCAAACTATGAGTTGGATTTCGATTTGAAATTTTGTGAATGTGTGAGAGAAATGGGATTGGAGGGAGGGGATTTATACGAAgagattgaaattttgggagGGAGAGGAGGTCGATCGTGGACGTTGATTTGCTAAGAATTATCGACGGTTGTGGTTTGTTATTGGGGGTTTTAGTGCGGCTCGGATCGATGACGTGGCAGAGAGAGGGGAATGATATTTCAAACTCTATTTATTGAAGGCGGGAATTTTTCGTTTTTGGTTTTTCAGAAAGTGTGCATCGCGGGGAAGAGAAGGATCTTGGCCGTTGATTTTTAATGTCATCGACGGCTGTTGCTAATTTAGAGAGCTGTAGTGCGGATCGATGACATGGCTGGAGGATAGTTGGCTGGCCACGGGCCATTTCATGCTCTGAATATGCCTAGCTGACGTGTAAGTTTTTAAACGAGAACACCAATATGAACACGTTCTGCATTATATTAACTCCAATGTGTTGTAGTACTAGAGTTAACCTTTACCGTTATATGTAAttggaaaatgttttactaaaaatttttcagtattttattatatttgtttaattgtaaaattttgtaaaacttgAAACGCGTTTTTcattaattgtaattttttttctaaaatattgtaaaacGTTTTACTTTGGAAATTtgataaaacattttacaaaaatacacaATTCTTCCTCCTCCTACCATCCAACGGCTAGGTCGTTGATCTAGCTACCAATGTAGGCAATTTGGTCAGTGGACCTCTAGCACCAACGATTGAGCCATCAACTTTGGAGGGTTGTGCTGGAAAAGTTCTACATATCAAACAATAcaccttaaaatattttatattttgaaaatattttataacaaaacaaatgaaTCATAAGAAACTAATACATAATTATACAAACGATATTTAGATTGAAAAAATTCTCTTGCTCCCTGATCTTAAATGAGATCCAATGCATGCAGATTCGCAACTCCCATAAATTAATGTTagaatattgattttttttttcctttttagaatGATGTTACAACATTGATTCAAttcattatttcttaataaTATAGACTGAGAATAATTGAAGTACGAATTAAAGAGTTCGGTCTCTATTTCCACTCTACCTCTCgattaaaatgttaaaaatctcATGTAGTGAGTCTCACTTATTAAGAGGGAGCTTCAAGTCATAAGTGAGAGAAAAGTGTTAGAATATTAATTAAACTCATCCAACActtaaatgctaaaaatttctTGTGTTGTGTCTCACTTACTACGGAGGAGTTTAACCCCCCACATGTGAGGGGAGGAGTGTTAGAATATTTACTAAATGCacaattttctaacaatttaagtttttgaaataataaGCAATTTAACAATTAAGTCCTGCAAATATATGCAAACTATAAACTaatgaattaaattaaaacaaatttacaaaagaaagaaaagtgcgAATGCATCTCATGAGAAAGCTTACAAAAGGAGAAACTTTTATGAGTTTGGAGATGGTCAGTCCTATAACGTATTTCACATCTAATACATTTTTTTGTGTAATgatgttatttacttttaaatTGTCTCATTTGAATGTATCCAGCCATACAATTAAACAACCTATTGGTAATAACttttaaattaacaaattatacTCAACAATATGAAAAGAGTATAAAAGAATTAtaagaattacaattttaaagtTAAGCACGTACAATCATCGAGATCAAAATTTTATCCAATGAATCTTACACCTGTCTCCTCGTTGatcccaccaaaattttctaataaggCTCTCGAAGTCATTGCATAGGCCTACGGGGAGTTTGAAGCAACTCATGGTGTAGGTGGCCACCACTTGCACTATTGCTTTGATCAGGATCTCTCTCCCTACTTGTGATAGcaatttttccttccacccttgcAATTTCCTCCAAACCTTCTCCTTTATAAAGTTGAAATTggctttctttcttctccccACAAAAGATGGTAATTCTAGATATTTCTCATACTACTTGATCTCCAGAACCCCCAAGGCTTGTTTGATGTGCTCTCTTTTTTCCTCTGAAGTAAGCTTACTGTTGATTTGTTGACCATAACAACCCCATACACATCTAGTATTTCCAAAGTATTATTGCATTCCTATTATATGGCCTTGCAAAAGAGAAGACTATCGTCTGCAAAAAGAAGATGTGATAGTCTCGAGCTATTTCT encodes:
- the LOC115990517 gene encoding uncharacterized protein LOC115990517; amino-acid sequence: MARTKQTARKSTGGKAPRKQLATKAARKSAPATGGVKKPHRFRPGTVALREIRKYQKSTELLIRKLPFQRLVREIAQDFKTDLRFQSSAVAALQEAAEAYLVGLFEDTNLCAIHAKRVTIMPKDIQLARRIRGERDFVETQQHHHRPVVVNIDGAKEFEISFPSLCHVIDPSRTKTPNNKPQPSIILSKSTSTIDLLSLPKFQSLRINPLPPIPFLSHIHKISNRNPTHSLNLRNPNPNFPTPMARTKQTARKSTGGKAPRKQLATKAARKSAPATGGVKKPHRFRPGTVALREIRKYQKSTELLIRKLPFQRLVREIAQDFKTDLRFQSSAVAALQEAAEAYLVGLFEDTNLCAIHAKRVTIMPKDIQLARRIRGERA